The sequence GGCGTCGTCGAAGGCGCGGATGGAGCGCGCGGCCTCCAGGGCCCGGCTGTCGAAGGCGCCGGGGAAGCGCTTCAGCTTCGCACGCGCCTTCTGCTTCAGCGTGCGCAGGAAACGCTCGCGGTACAGCCGGTGGAAGGGGCCGGGGCCGTCGAGCTTCCGGCAGCAGGCGTCCAAGTCATACGGTGCGCTGATGGAGGCGGCCGCGTCCACGGGCGCGCTGTCGCCCTGTTCCTCCAGCAGCCGGCACAGCACGTTGGCGCCCAGCGAGAAGCCCACGGCGAAGAGCGGGCCGGTGACGCGCGCGCGGACCTCGTTCAGTATCAGCAGCGCGTCGTGGATGTCGCCCGAGTGGTACGAGCGCGCCAGCCGGTTGGGCTCGCCGCTGCACGAGCGGAAGTTGAGCGCGGTGGCGCCCCAGCCGCGCTCGGCCGCGCCTCGGAGGATGGCGGTGATGTAGCCCGCCTGGGACGAGCCCTCCAGGCCGTGCAGCGCCACCACGTGCGGCGCGCCGCGTGGACCGTCGAAGGTGTCCAGGTCGACGAAGTCGCCGTCGGGCAGCTCGCGGCGCTCGCGGCGGGCCGTGGGCGCGTGGGTGGGACGCACGAGCGAGGCGTAGATGGTCTGCGCGTGCTCGTTCGCCAGGCCGGGCGCGGGGACGAAGGGCTGGGTGGGCTCGAATCGCACGGGCCCGGGATAACGCCCGCGCGCCGGGCGGACAAGGGACAACCCCGTGAGGTGTCTACCCGTCGCGGCTTCCGGGAGGCGTGACTCCGGCGGGACGGGCGGCGGCCAGGCGGCGGGCGCTGCGCATGGTGGGGCAGCCCTGCTCCTTCACGGCGCGCGCCTCCTCCGCGAGGCCGAAGAGGTCCAGGTACTTCTTCACGCGCTCATCCAGCGTGGGGGCCTCGATGAGACGGCACACCTCGTCCGCGGCGTAGTCGCGGCAGACGGACGGACGCTGCTCGTACACGCGGCAGAGGTTGTCCTCGCCGAGGTGCGGGCAGCGCAGGCCCAGCGGCTTGTCCAGCGCGGCGATGTCCGGCGCCACGCAGCAGGCGCCACAGCAGGTGCACTCCATGGGCGGTTGACCTCGAGGCTTCAACGCCTCAACGCGGGACGACCTGCTCCACCTTCCCCAGGTTCGTCACCGTGAGCCGGACGCCCTGGCCCTTCCTCCACGGGAGGAAGTCCTGCTCGCCCTTGGGCTCGAGCACATGCTGCTTCTGGCCGTCGTCCTCGTAGCGGATGTTGACGGCGTAGTGCTCCTCGCGGCGCAGTCGGTCCACGCCGCTCACGGAGAGCTCCGGCCAGCGCGGGGTGTCATCCGCGCCGGAGGACTCGCGGCGGCCCACCTGCTTCCACTCGTAGGTGTCGTAGGTGCACTGCTGCGCGTAGACGGGCTCGGAGCGGTAGCGCGTCTCGTTCTGGCAGTCCTCGTAGCTCTCGCTGCAGTACTTCGTCACGTCCTCGCACACTTCTTCCGCGAAGCCGTTGCCCTTGTCGCGGCGGCGGCACTTCTCCTCCGTACCGCAGGCCACGCGGCGCGACTTCGTCCGGCACACCCGCTCCGTGCCGTCCGCCACCCGGCGCGTGCCGCGCTGGCGCGAGACGCAGTCGCGCACGTTGGACACGCCGGCCACCTCGCCCGCGCCGTTGACGGGCATGTGCGGAGAGGTGGTGCGCAGCTCGTCCCGCCAGCC comes from Pyxidicoccus parkwaysis and encodes:
- a CDS encoding hydrolase, with protein sequence MRFEPTQPFVPAPGLANEHAQTIYASLVRPTHAPTARRERRELPDGDFVDLDTFDGPRGAPHVVALHGLEGSSQAGYITAILRGAAERGWGATALNFRSCSGEPNRLARSYHSGDIHDALLILNEVRARVTGPLFAVGFSLGANVLCRLLEEQGDSAPVDAAASISAPYDLDACCRKLDGPGPFHRLYRERFLRTLKQKARAKLKRFPGAFDSRALEAARSIRAFDDAVTAPLHGFRDATHYYAEASSGPRLRSIRRPTLLLSAADDPMLESPVIPPSASDNPLLSVVLTEHGGHVGFVGGRAYRPHFWAEAQVLEFFAARLR
- a CDS encoding YkgJ family cysteine cluster protein, which encodes MECTCCGACCVAPDIAALDKPLGLRCPHLGEDNLCRVYEQRPSVCRDYAADEVCRLIEAPTLDERVKKYLDLFGLAEEARAVKEQGCPTMRSARRLAAARPAGVTPPGSRDG